CGGATTTGCCCGAATTATATCTCTTTTTCTTTCAAACTCAATTGAAAACTTGCCCCGCCTGTAATCTCATTTAGCCGCCGCCACTCGGGGCGGCGTTGTTCTTTCTATTCTATATATCCAAGCATCAGCGAGACAAGTTCTATCTTGCTACTAAGATAACCGAGTGTAGAATTTGTAATTTCACCTTCAAAATTATTAATCAGACGCATAGATCTGTCCAATAATTCCCCCAAATTTTCAGAAGACATCTTTTTAATCCTCTCTGACAAATATTCGGGTTGTGTCAGTTCCTTTTTTGTATACAACAATGTCATCTGATAATGTGCAATATCACGCCAATTTTGGGGAGAAGCTGCAAAAAGATACGCTTCAACAAAAATACCTTGACGTGTATTTAGGAGAACTTCTCCTTGAGGTTGTTCAAGAATATACTCCATTATTTTTTCGCTATTACATTTTCCAGTAACATATCGATGGTATAATTTACTGTTAGCCAACTTTAATACTGCCAAAACAGCAAGTAGAGGTGGATATATGAAATGATCCTCCTTTGTGTTCATATAGGCAAGAACAAACATTTTACAGCAATGTTCAATATCTCTTAGTGAGAATTGAAAACAAGCACAAAGTTTTGCAAAGATATCGCTCAAAATACGCTTATCATCCAACTGTCCCTTGGTTGCTTGAAGACGCTTTTGAAAATACTCATTAAGGCCAAATTGGTTAAAAATATGTGAACAAAAAACTTCAATATTTGGTACCGGTAAAATGAATTCCATATCAATGAAACGCCTCAGGTAACCATTTACATCCATATCTTGGCCATAGATGCATTTTATCGAATGGCCAAGTTGCTCCCTATCTGTCCCAAGAACAAATACTATACCTGCGATACTAAACAAATGCTTAATCTTCTCGAGTAGTTCTATGGCAAATATTGGTTTGCACCTATCAAGTTCATCAACAATAATAACAAGTGGTTTGCCATCCTTGGATATTTTTTGAGCAAGTTCCTCAAGACGTTTCATTAAATCCTGTAGTTTTTCGCCGGCAACAAGATATTCATCAACTGCCTTTTCAGAAATTGAATGTAATTGTTTTTCGTCTAAATCAATTACACCTGCACTCATTGTTCGTACGGCATTAAAAACAGTATTTTTGAATATTGGAGCCACACAATTTTTTACTGTTTGGGCAATTTCCTTAAAATCTGAGTTTTTAAGGTCTTTCCATATTTGGCCAATTAGGGCTATGAGAGCATCATCGCAATAATCATCTTCCCATGCACTAAAGTAAATTGTGGTAAAACCGCTATTTTGCAAGCTTTGTTTCCACATCTTCAAAAAAACCGTTTTACCTGTACCCCATCCGCCATTTATATTGATAACTAATTGGCCGGATATATTTTGTACTAAATTTGTCAGAGAGTCCGCACATTTTTTCCTATCAAGTTTATCGTTGGCAAAAGGATTATCTTTAGGAATTACAAATTCTGAACTTCTTATCTTAACACTCATTTAATATTCCTCTGTGCGCTCTGTGTTCTCTGTGGCTAAAAACAATAAAATCAGGCCTCGGCCAAAGGCCGAATTCCACAATTTAAAATTAAAAAATAAGAATTAAAAATTTTTTTCGTGTCTTCGCTGAAGCGAAGCGGAAGCCCCCGAATCTTCTGGAATTTTATTCCTTGAAAATAAAATTCAGAGGGGGTGCCTCTGTGGTGAAAAAAATTCGTCCCAAGAAGCACCTTACTTATTCCTTTACTTCCGGCTTTTCGTCAGCCTCATCATTCGGCTGTTCCTCGACTGATTCTGCTGAAGTCGGCTCATTCGTTTCCGCCGCTGCCGTTTCGCCTGCTTCGTCTTTATCTTCTTTGACAACTCGTTCGACAGCGACGACTTTATCGTCTTCGTCGAGTTTTATAAGGCGTACGCCCTGCGTATTTCTGCCTATTTCACGAAGTTCATCCAGTCCTGTTCGGATGATAATTCCCTTTGCGGTGATAATCATAATATCATCGTCGTCTTTAACGGTCTTTATCGCGACAACGCTCCCGTTGCGGTCGGAGGTCTTGATATTGATTAGTCCGATACCGCCTCGATGCTGCGCCCGGTAATCTTCCAGTTCCGTTCGTTTTCCGTATCCTTTTTCGCAGACCGTCAGAAGCGATGCCTGTTGTTCCGCCACAACCATATCCACGACGCAATCGCCTTTGCGAAGATTAATTCCTTTAACGCCTCGTGCCGAGCGTCCCATTGGTCTTGCCTGTGATTCTTCGAATCGCACGGCCATTCCGTCTTTGGTGCCGAGAATAATATGGTTTTGACCGTTTGTCAGTGCGACGCTTATAAGGTCGTCGTTCGGGTCGAGTTTTATCGCGATGATTCCGCTTGCCCGCGGATTTGCGTAAAGTTCCAGCGCAGATTTTTTAATAACGCCGTTTCGCGTTGCCATCACGAGGTTTCGTTCGTCGAATTTGTTGACGTTTATAATCGACGCGATTTTCTGGTCGCCCATATTCAGAAGATTGGCGATGCTTCTGCCCTTGCTCTGCCGCGTAAGCTGCGGAATATTATACACCTTCAGCCAGTAGCACTTGCCGCGATTTGTGAACACCATCAGGTAATCGTGTGTTGACGCCGTGAACAGCGATTCGATAAAATCGCCTTCGCGCGTATCCGAGCCGATTATTCCCTTGCCGCCTCTTCCCTGTTTGCGGTAGGTATCGACCGGCATTCGTTTGACGTATCCGCCGTGACTTACCGTAACGAGAACTTCCTCGTCGGCGATAAAATCCTCGACGTTGAATTCTTCGTTTTCTTCGGCGATTTCCGTCCTGCGTTTATCCGCGTATTTTTCCTTAATTTCGTAAAGGTCTTCGGTGATAATATCCAGCACGAGTTTCTCATCGGCCAGAATCGCCTCGTAGCCGCGTATTTCCTCGACAATATCGGCGTATTCTTTGCCGAGTTTTTCGATTTCAAGACCTGTCAGTCTTTGAAGCTGCATACTCAAAATCGCGTCGGCCTGCGGCCCCGTCAAAAACTGGTCTTCCGAAGTCGCCTGTTTTGCGAATTCTGCCGGCAGCAGTTTTTTCAGCGTTTCTGATTCGACCAGCCGCAGTGGCTTTTTCATCAAATTCAGTTTTGCCGTCGGTGCGTCAGGCGATTTCTTTATCAGCTCTATTATCTCGTCGATATCGCTTACCGCCAGGATTAGGCCTTCAAGGATATGTGCCCTGTTCCTGCATTTTTTCAGAAGGAATCTCGTGCGTCTGCGGATTACATCTTT
Above is a genomic segment from Phycisphaerae bacterium containing:
- a CDS encoding P-loop NTPase fold protein gives rise to the protein MSVKIRSSEFVIPKDNPFANDKLDRKKCADSLTNLVQNISGQLVININGGWGTGKTVFLKMWKQSLQNSGFTTIYFSAWEDDYCDDALIALIGQIWKDLKNSDFKEIAQTVKNCVAPIFKNTVFNAVRTMSAGVIDLDEKQLHSISEKAVDEYLVAGEKLQDLMKRLEELAQKISKDGKPLVIIVDELDRCKPIFAIELLEKIKHLFSIAGIVFVLGTDREQLGHSIKCIYGQDMDVNGYLRRFIDMEFILPVPNIEVFCSHIFNQFGLNEYFQKRLQATKGQLDDKRILSDIFAKLCACFQFSLRDIEHCCKMFVLAYMNTKEDHFIYPPLLAVLAVLKLANSKLYHRYVTGKCNSEKIMEYILEQPQGEVLLNTRQGIFVEAYLFAASPQNWRDIAHYQMTLLYTKKELTQPEYLSERIKKMSSENLGELLDRSMRLINNFEGEITNSTLGYLSSKIELVSLMLGYIE
- the gyrA gene encoding DNA gyrase subunit A translates to MDEPKKTERVEDIRILEEMKNSYMNYAMSVIVSRALPDVRDGLKPSQRRIMVAMNDLNLGPRSKHRKCAKIVGDTGGNYHPHGDQATYGTLVRMGQDWNMRHTLVDPQGNFGSIDNDPPAAMRYTEARMSAEAMEMLDDLNRDTVDFVPNYDETRTEPTVLPSRFPNLLVNGSTGIAVGMATNLAPHNLGEVCDALLLEIKDPNCGFKDIMKVLPAPDFPTGGIICGRKGVRDAYSTGKGHLTVRGKADIEETKKGRKHIVITEIPYMVVKTSIVAKIAELVENDLLPEVSDVRDESDRNGMRIVVELKKDAEEQVAINKLYKYTPLQSTFAVSNVALVNNRPETLNIKQMLGLFIDHRKDVIRRRTRFLLKKCRNRAHILEGLILAVSDIDEIIELIKKSPDAPTAKLNLMKKPLRLVESETLKKLLPAEFAKQATSEDQFLTGPQADAILSMQLQRLTGLEIEKLGKEYADIVEEIRGYEAILADEKLVLDIITEDLYEIKEKYADKRRTEIAEENEEFNVEDFIADEEVLVTVSHGGYVKRMPVDTYRKQGRGGKGIIGSDTREGDFIESLFTASTHDYLMVFTNRGKCYWLKVYNIPQLTRQSKGRSIANLLNMGDQKIASIINVNKFDERNLVMATRNGVIKKSALELYANPRASGIIAIKLDPNDDLISVALTNGQNHIILGTKDGMAVRFEESQARPMGRSARGVKGINLRKGDCVVDMVVAEQQASLLTVCEKGYGKRTELEDYRAQHRGGIGLINIKTSDRNGSVVAIKTVKDDDDIMIITAKGIIIRTGLDELREIGRNTQGVRLIKLDEDDKVVAVERVVKEDKDEAGETAAAETNEPTSAESVEEQPNDEADEKPEVKE